A genomic region of Methanofastidiosum sp. contains the following coding sequences:
- a CDS encoding type II toxin-antitoxin system HicB family antitoxin, producing the protein MDEDGVYIVSCPQLKGCHSYGETIEEAMENIKEAIELCLEDQNPNDLNKLKSFTILRNNTLIELRCMDYFRRYLEDP; encoded by the coding sequence ATGGATGAAGATGGCGTATATATAGTAAGTTGCCCACAACTCAAAGGTTGCCACTCTTATGGAGAAACTATAGAAGAAGCAATGGAAAACATCAAAGAAGCTATAGAGCTTTGCTTAGAAGATCAAAATCCAAACGATTTAAATAAATTAAAGAGCTTTACAATTCTAAGAAATAATACCTTAATTGAACTAAGATGTATGGACTATTTTAGAAGATATCTAGAAGATCCTTAG